A portion of the Cyanobium sp. PCC 7001 genome contains these proteins:
- the rplT gene encoding 50S ribosomal protein L20: MARVKRGNVARKRRNKILRLARGFRGGNGSLFRTANQRVMKALCNAYRDRRRRKRDFRRLWIARINAAARLNGVSYSRLMGGLKKADVRLNRKMLAQLAVVDPGSFTSVVGTAKN; this comes from the coding sequence ATGGCCCGCGTCAAGAGGGGCAACGTTGCCCGCAAGCGTCGTAACAAGATCCTGCGGCTGGCCCGTGGCTTCAGGGGCGGCAACGGTTCCCTGTTCCGCACCGCCAACCAGCGGGTGATGAAGGCCCTCTGCAACGCCTACCGCGACCGTCGCCGCCGCAAGCGGGACTTCCGCCGTCTCTGGATCGCCCGCATCAACGCTGCGGCCCGCCTGAACGGCGTGAGCTACAGCCGTCTGATGGGTGGTCTGAAGAAGGCCGATGTGCGCCTGAACCGCAAGATGCTGGCCCAGCTCGCCGTGGTCGATCCCGGCAGCTTCACCAGCGTGGTCGGCACCGCCAAGAACTGA
- the rpmI gene encoding 50S ribosomal protein L35 codes for MPKLKTRKAAAKRFKATGSGKFLRRRAFRNHLLDHKSPKRKRYLGTMAVVDERDADNVSAMLPYA; via the coding sequence ATGCCGAAGCTCAAGACCCGCAAAGCAGCCGCCAAGCGGTTCAAGGCCACCGGCAGTGGCAAGTTCCTGCGTCGCCGGGCCTTCCGTAACCACCTGCTGGACCACAAGAGCCCGAAACGGAAGCGCTACCTGGGCACCATGGCCGTCGTCGACGAGCGCGACGCCGACAACGTGAGCGCCATGCTCCCCTACGCCTGA
- a CDS encoding SpoIID/LytB domain-containing protein, whose translation MPSARPRHPRPPAVRPALGAFGVSLLLAASGCQAAPMAAPPAPPAPARLGWPVPAPPELDASNPVLWVGLASHLRPDTPLELRSGEGLITLVTPEGARYSSPRLVLHWRTVPVDPPLRIRRQVLGPFASYESAEEAAGRWKAAGVEPRIANPRDWEVWAPLSAPLPPSLGPSRQVEQQLEQRAVLELRRDAGPVLLDGPLRLETPGGLRWQGGLFQGPFRLQPDAYGSWTLVEEVPLERYLQGVVPHEIGAASPPAALAAQAVLARTWAVRNRVRFAVDGYHLCADTQCQVYADPRQAGSGVRQAIAATRSQVLTWQGQPIHAVYHATNGGVSAGFEEVWSGAPLPYLRSAVDGSQALKARFPLPLASGQVPQLLATGNGFHGVDHPRFRWTRTLTAGQIAQALQRLEPQLGTPERVTVLERGMSGRVLALQVQGTGGATVLRLDAIRRNLRQLPSTLFVVSPSGPGSWRFEGGGFGHGAGLSQAGAIDLARRGWPLQRILELYYPGTTLQPLSALDTNPPGSAP comes from the coding sequence ATGCCCAGCGCCCGTCCCCGCCATCCCCGGCCGCCTGCGGTCCGCCCGGCCCTGGGTGCCTTCGGGGTGAGCCTTCTGCTGGCCGCCTCGGGCTGCCAGGCCGCGCCCATGGCGGCGCCCCCCGCCCCGCCTGCCCCTGCCCGGCTGGGCTGGCCGGTGCCGGCACCGCCGGAGCTCGACGCCAGCAACCCGGTGCTGTGGGTGGGGCTCGCCTCCCATCTCCGGCCCGACACCCCGCTGGAGCTGCGCAGCGGTGAGGGCCTGATCACCCTGGTGACGCCTGAAGGGGCCCGCTACAGCTCGCCGCGGCTGGTGCTGCACTGGCGCACCGTGCCGGTGGACCCGCCCCTGCGGATCCGTCGTCAGGTGCTGGGACCCTTCGCCAGCTACGAGAGCGCTGAGGAGGCGGCCGGCCGCTGGAAGGCGGCCGGGGTGGAGCCGCGCATCGCCAACCCCCGCGACTGGGAGGTGTGGGCGCCCCTCTCAGCTCCCCTGCCCCCGAGCCTCGGTCCCTCCCGGCAGGTGGAGCAGCAGCTGGAGCAGCGGGCTGTGCTGGAGCTGCGTCGCGATGCCGGGCCGGTGCTGCTGGACGGGCCCCTGCGGCTGGAGACGCCGGGCGGCCTGCGCTGGCAGGGAGGTCTGTTCCAGGGGCCCTTCCGGCTCCAGCCCGATGCCTACGGCAGCTGGACCCTGGTGGAGGAGGTGCCCCTCGAGCGCTACCTCCAGGGCGTGGTGCCCCATGAGATCGGGGCCGCCTCGCCCCCGGCCGCTCTGGCGGCCCAGGCCGTCCTGGCCCGCACCTGGGCGGTGCGCAACCGGGTGCGCTTCGCGGTGGACGGCTACCACCTGTGTGCCGACACCCAGTGCCAGGTCTACGCCGACCCGCGCCAGGCCGGTTCCGGGGTGCGCCAGGCCATCGCGGCCACCCGCTCCCAGGTGCTCACCTGGCAGGGGCAGCCGATCCACGCCGTGTACCACGCCACCAATGGCGGGGTGTCCGCCGGTTTCGAGGAGGTGTGGAGCGGTGCTCCGTTGCCCTACCTGCGCTCCGCGGTGGATGGTTCCCAGGCCCTGAAGGCGCGGTTCCCCCTGCCGCTGGCGAGCGGTCAGGTGCCGCAGCTGCTGGCCACCGGCAACGGCTTCCATGGCGTCGACCATCCCCGCTTCCGCTGGACCCGCACCCTCACGGCGGGCCAGATCGCCCAGGCCCTGCAGCGGCTGGAGCCCCAGCTCGGGACCCCCGAGCGGGTCACGGTGCTGGAGCGGGGCATGAGCGGTCGGGTGCTGGCCCTGCAGGTCCAGGGCACAGGCGGTGCCACGGTGCTCCGTCTGGATGCGATCCGCCGCAACCTGCGCCAGCTGCCGAGCACGCTGTTCGTGGTGAGCCCGAGCGGCCCGGGCAGCTGGCGCTTCGAGGGCGGTGGCTTCGGCCACGGCGCCGGACTCTCCCAGGCCGGTGCCATCGATCTGGCCAGGCGCGGCTGGCCCCTGCAGCGGATTCTCGAGCTCTACTACCCCGGCACCACCCTGCAGCCCCTGTCAGCACTGGACACCAATCCTCCCGGGAGTGCCCCTTAG
- a CDS encoding glycosyltransferase family 2 protein encodes MAADGSTTDGHREAGPGGRRGKSALFVIACGWAGLMPHWLEPGLRLWPATGMALLLGGYSLYTVLVPALDRGRPGDREGSPSPGPKPQDPGPDGVDVVVAARDEQAVIARLVERIGMLRPTAGDLRLWVVDDGSSDRTPEVLQELRGRFPFLQVLRREADAGGGKSGALNMALPHLRARWMLVLDADADLQPDTLERLLPRAEALGWSAVQMRKAVANPLTNWLTRAQAMEMALDAVIQEGRLEQGGVVELRGNGQLLRRDALLAAGGFNEATVTDDLDLSFRLLLQEQPIGIVWDPPVREEAVLSLAALWRQRQRWAEGGLQRFFDYAPGLLSERVSGRRKLDLLCFFLLQYAMPMVAMADLVGALVTLTAPTIWPLSFVAFGLSGCSILLGCRRSSEGPVFPRMTPWNLALGIAYLGHWFLVIPWTSVRMALFPKRLVWAKTLHLGEAGCEDAAVEESAIA; translated from the coding sequence ATGGCCGCGGACGGCAGTACCACCGATGGCCACAGGGAGGCTGGCCCCGGCGGGCGCCGAGGCAAATCGGCTCTCTTCGTGATCGCCTGCGGCTGGGCAGGGCTCATGCCCCACTGGCTGGAGCCGGGGCTGCGGCTCTGGCCGGCCACGGGCATGGCCCTGCTGCTGGGGGGCTACAGCCTCTACACGGTGCTGGTGCCGGCCCTGGATCGCGGCCGGCCCGGGGATCGTGAGGGCAGTCCTTCGCCCGGCCCTAAACCGCAGGACCCAGGTCCGGATGGGGTGGATGTGGTTGTGGCCGCCCGCGATGAGCAGGCCGTGATCGCCCGTCTGGTGGAACGCATCGGCATGCTGCGCCCCACCGCCGGGGACCTGCGGCTCTGGGTGGTGGACGACGGCAGCTCCGACCGCACCCCCGAAGTGCTGCAGGAGCTGCGTGGCCGCTTCCCCTTCCTGCAGGTGCTGCGCCGGGAAGCGGATGCCGGTGGCGGCAAGTCCGGGGCCCTCAACATGGCTCTGCCCCATCTACGCGCCCGCTGGATGCTCGTGCTCGATGCCGACGCAGACCTGCAGCCCGACACGCTCGAGCGCCTCCTGCCCAGGGCCGAGGCGCTCGGCTGGTCTGCCGTGCAGATGCGCAAGGCCGTGGCCAACCCCCTCACCAACTGGCTCACCCGGGCCCAGGCCATGGAGATGGCGCTTGATGCGGTGATCCAGGAGGGTCGGCTGGAACAGGGCGGCGTGGTGGAGCTGCGGGGCAACGGTCAGCTGCTGCGGCGGGATGCGCTCCTGGCGGCCGGGGGCTTCAACGAGGCCACCGTCACCGACGATCTGGACCTGAGCTTCCGGCTCCTGCTGCAGGAGCAGCCGATCGGCATCGTCTGGGATCCGCCGGTGCGGGAGGAAGCGGTGCTCAGCCTGGCGGCCCTCTGGCGCCAGCGCCAGCGCTGGGCCGAGGGGGGCCTGCAGCGCTTCTTCGACTACGCCCCGGGCCTGCTCTCCGAGCGGGTGAGCGGCCGCCGCAAGCTGGATCTCCTCTGCTTCTTCCTGCTGCAGTACGCCATGCCCATGGTGGCCATGGCTGATCTGGTGGGGGCTCTGGTCACCCTCACCGCCCCCACGATCTGGCCCCTCTCCTTCGTGGCCTTCGGGCTCTCCGGCTGTTCAATCCTGCTGGGCTGCCGCCGCAGCAGCGAGGGGCCCGTGTTCCCGCGGATGACCCCCTGGAACCTCGCCCTGGGCATCGCCTACCTCGGCCACTGGTTCCTGGTGATTCCCTGGACCAGCGTGCGCATGGCTCTGTTCCCGAAGCGTCTGGTGTGGGCCAAGACCCTCCACCTCGGAGAAGCCGGCTGCGAGGACGCCGCCGTGGAGGAATCGGCCATCGCCTGA
- a CDS encoding DNA polymerase III subunit gamma/tau has product MGQAYQPLHHKYRPQRFDQLVGQEAIAATMANALRSGRIAPAYLFSGPRGTGKTSSARILARSLNCTAAAGPTPDPCGRCELCTTIAAGNALDVIEIDAASNTGVDNIRELIERSRFAPVQARWKVYVVDECHMLSTAAFNALLKTLEEPPPQVVFVLATTDPQRVLPTILSRCQRFDFRRIPLESLEGHLRWIAAEEAIAITPEALHVVAQRAQGGLRDAESLLDQLSLLPPPVEVDAVWDLLGAVPEQELLQLAGALAGAEPIALIEATRHLLERGREPAAVLQGLTSLLRDLVLAGTAPDRLELTAVSPQFRPQLPGLARSLGKARLLQWQAQLKGSEQQLRHSVNPRLWLEVLLLGLLAGPEPVAGAQPTPAAAPTAASTAVPATLPRRLADPPPPREEAPSAKPSPIPAPAPVPNPVTAPVTAPGVAAAAGAGPDPRPAPPTEPADTTPDLHELWQQILACLELPSTRMLLSQQAHLVRLDGRRAVVQVSANWIAMVQSRQALVEQAIAKALGSPRQMVLEAGSEPPQPAPPPLAAPAPAPAPAPAASPVSGAVTATASPAPAAAPAPGIPAAHPHVSTAAAGVREQPGSATASAASAPAAPTPPDPSLLDDRARRLAEFFNGEVVDLDGPLEDLDRGVA; this is encoded by the coding sequence ATGGGACAGGCCTACCAGCCCCTCCACCACAAGTACCGGCCCCAGCGGTTCGACCAGCTCGTGGGTCAGGAGGCGATCGCCGCCACCATGGCCAACGCCCTGCGCTCCGGGCGGATCGCGCCGGCCTACCTGTTCAGCGGACCCCGCGGCACCGGCAAGACCTCCAGCGCCCGCATCCTGGCGCGTTCCCTCAACTGCACCGCCGCAGCGGGACCCACCCCCGACCCCTGCGGCCGCTGCGAGCTCTGCACGACGATCGCGGCGGGCAACGCCCTCGACGTGATCGAGATCGACGCCGCCTCCAACACCGGCGTGGACAACATCCGGGAGCTGATCGAGCGCTCCCGCTTCGCCCCCGTGCAGGCGCGCTGGAAGGTGTACGTGGTGGACGAATGCCACATGCTCTCCACGGCGGCCTTCAACGCCCTGCTCAAGACCCTGGAGGAGCCGCCGCCCCAGGTGGTGTTCGTGCTCGCCACCACCGACCCCCAGCGGGTGCTGCCCACCATCCTCAGCCGCTGCCAGCGGTTCGATTTCCGTCGCATCCCCCTGGAGTCCCTGGAAGGGCACCTGCGCTGGATCGCCGCGGAGGAGGCCATCGCCATCACCCCCGAGGCGCTGCACGTGGTGGCCCAGCGGGCCCAAGGGGGCCTGCGGGATGCCGAGAGCCTGCTCGATCAGCTCAGCCTGCTGCCACCACCGGTCGAGGTGGACGCCGTGTGGGACCTGCTGGGGGCGGTGCCCGAGCAGGAACTCCTGCAGCTGGCCGGCGCCCTGGCCGGGGCCGAGCCGATCGCCCTGATCGAGGCGACGCGGCACCTGCTGGAGCGGGGCCGGGAGCCGGCGGCGGTGCTGCAGGGCCTCACCAGCCTGTTGCGCGACCTGGTGCTGGCGGGCACCGCCCCCGACCGGCTGGAGCTCACGGCCGTGTCCCCCCAGTTCCGTCCGCAGCTGCCTGGTCTGGCCCGCAGCCTCGGCAAGGCCAGGCTGCTGCAGTGGCAGGCCCAGCTCAAGGGCAGTGAGCAGCAGTTGCGCCACAGCGTCAACCCGCGGCTCTGGCTGGAAGTGCTCCTGCTGGGGCTGCTGGCAGGCCCGGAGCCGGTCGCTGGCGCCCAGCCCACACCGGCCGCGGCCCCGACGGCGGCATCGACCGCGGTCCCGGCCACCCTGCCGCGACGTCTCGCCGACCCCCCACCGCCGCGGGAGGAAGCCCCGTCTGCCAAGCCCTCTCCCATCCCCGCGCCTGCGCCTGTCCCTAACCCTGTGACGGCGCCTGTCACGGCCCCTGGGGTCGCCGCGGCAGCCGGGGCTGGGCCGGACCCACGGCCAGCGCCCCCGACCGAGCCGGCGGACACCACCCCTGACCTGCACGAGCTCTGGCAGCAGATCCTGGCCTGTCTGGAGCTGCCCTCCACACGCATGCTGCTGTCCCAGCAGGCCCATCTGGTGCGGCTGGATGGCCGCCGGGCCGTCGTGCAGGTGAGCGCCAACTGGATCGCCATGGTGCAGAGCCGCCAGGCCCTGGTGGAGCAGGCCATCGCCAAGGCGCTCGGAAGCCCGAGGCAGATGGTGCTGGAGGCCGGCAGCGAACCTCCCCAGCCGGCGCCTCCGCCCCTGGCCGCTCCAGCACCAGCACCAGCACCAGCACCAGCAGCCTCGCCCGTCAGCGGGGCAGTCACGGCCACGGCTTCTCCGGCACCAGCTGCGGCTCCGGCTCCCGGGATCCCTGCCGCTCACCCTCACGTATCCACCGCCGCTGCGGGCGTTCGGGAGCAACCGGGTTCCGCCACCGCCTCGGCCGCCTCAGCCCCCGCTGCGCCGACACCCCCGGACCCCTCCCTGCTCGATGACAGGGCCCGCCGACTGGCGGAATTCTTCAACGGGGAGGTGGTCGATCTGGATGGACCGCTGGAGGACCTCGATCGCGGCGTGGCCTGA
- a CDS encoding lecithin retinol acyltransferase family protein, which produces MAAADHLQVPRQHGLFSHHGIDLGDGTVAHYLEGREILRSSTDDFSRGQPVSVVDYPEGSCSPAGVCLRRAMGRLGEQNYNLLFNNCEHFAHWCKTGRHRSAQVEGWLHSGSLGALAFGQWMPAAVLTAARLLLRQGSRLDGLKLDGLRLDGFNLEGLNLDPAQLEKGLDLARQTLAQLEGLRQKLQAGLDDALARAEARWGEGQFESLRRSAQSLADQLAEVEDLEAALETRLHGLLEPGDDQ; this is translated from the coding sequence TTGGCCGCAGCCGACCATCTGCAGGTTCCGCGCCAGCACGGCCTGTTCAGCCATCACGGCATCGACCTCGGCGACGGCACGGTGGCCCACTATCTGGAGGGTCGGGAGATCCTGCGCAGCAGCACCGACGACTTCAGCCGCGGCCAGCCGGTGAGTGTGGTGGACTACCCGGAGGGCAGCTGTTCCCCCGCCGGGGTCTGCCTGCGCCGTGCCATGGGCCGGCTGGGGGAACAGAACTACAACCTGCTGTTCAACAACTGCGAGCACTTCGCCCACTGGTGCAAGACCGGCCGGCACCGCAGCGCCCAGGTGGAGGGATGGCTGCACTCCGGCAGCCTCGGCGCCCTGGCCTTCGGCCAGTGGATGCCAGCCGCCGTGCTCACCGCCGCCAGACTCCTGCTGCGCCAGGGCAGCCGGCTGGATGGCCTCAAGCTCGATGGCCTCCGCCTGGACGGGTTCAACCTGGAGGGGCTCAACCTGGATCCGGCCCAGCTGGAGAAGGGCCTGGATCTGGCCCGGCAGACCCTCGCCCAGCTGGAGGGGCTGCGCCAGAAACTGCAGGCGGGCCTCGACGACGCCCTGGCCAGAGCCGAAGCCCGCTGGGGCGAGGGCCAGTTCGAGAGCCTGCGGCGATCGGCCCAGTCCCTGGCCGACCAGCTCGCCGAAGTGGAGGATCTCGAGGCCGCCCTGGAGACCCGACTGCATGGACTGCTGGAACCCGGGGACGACCAGTAA